The genomic region TCAACTAACTTTTTCAGTTCATCCTTTAAAACATCAAAACCTGCACCGGTTTTTGAAGAAACCTTTACAAAAGGTGCCTTTTCAAGGAAAGTCTCTTTCAGAAAATCCCTGACATCTTCTTCAACAAGCTCAAGCCACTCTTCATCAACAGTGTCAACCTTCGTAAGAACGACAATACCCTTTTCTATTCCAAGCATCTGACAGACAGTAAGGTGTTCCTCTGTCTGCGGCATTACTCCCTCATCAGCTGCAATCACAAAAAGAACACCGTCTATGCCGTGAGCACCGGCAACCATGTTTTTTATAAATTTTTCATGCCCGGGAACATCAACAATGCTTATCAGGCAGTCATCAAGGAAGAAATGGGCAAAACCGGGTTCTATGGTCATGCCTCTCTCTTTTTCTTCTTTCAAACGGTCCGTATCAACACCCGTAAGCCTTTTTACCAGAGAGGTTTTGCCGTGGTCTATATGTCCAGCAGTTCCTATTGTTACTACCTTTTTCATTCTTCCTTCACCGGCCTTGATAGCAGATTAAGCATTATTTCGGAAGGATTTTTTCTTTCATACACAACATCATAAACCGCCCGCGTTATAGGCATCTCAACATTCAATTTCTCCGAAAGTTCAACGGCCGCTTTCACCGTATGAACACCTTCAACCACGTACTTTTTATCAACCTCTCCCTCACCTCTTCCAATGGTCAGGCCAAACTGCCTGTTTCTTGAAAGGTTACCCGTGCATGTAAGAATTAAATCTCCCATTCCTGAAAGGCCGTAAAAGGTCTTTTCTTTACCACCAAGCTTTAATCCAAGCTTCTTAATCTCATGAAGTCCCCTTGTTATCAAGGCTGCTCTGGCATTGCTCCCGAGTTCCATACCGTCGGATATACCTGCTGCAATGGCTATGACGTTTTTCATTGCACCGCCTGTTTCAACACCGATAACATCGTCAGAAGCATACAGACGGAAAAGTTTCGTGTTTAAAAGATTAACCATTTCAAAAGTCTTATCTATGTCTTTGCCGGCGAGAACCGCTGCAGTGGGCCTTCCAAGGGCAACTTCCCTTGCAAATGTGGGACCTGAAAGAACAAAGTAGTCACCTCCAACGGCTTCAGCGTAAACCTGAGAAAGCAACTTTAGAGAAGAAATCTCAATCCCTTTACTCGCACATATAACCTTTCTCTTTGAAAGAAACTCTCTGTGCCTCCTCCAGAAATCACCTGTGAACTGTGCAGGAATAACTGAAAAGACAACATCCTTAACCTTCTTAAAGAAAACTTCTATGTCAGAAACCGCCTCTACAGAATCGGGATAAGAAACACCATTAAGATACTTTTTGTTTTCCCTTTCCCTGTTTATAGAGTTAGCAACATCCCCCTCACGGCACCACTGAACTACGTTAAACCCGCTTCTCCCAAAATGTATTGAGAGAGCAGAACCCCAGCTCCCGGAACCAAGAATACCTATAACCATAGCTTACACTCCAGCAAAAACGCCAAAATTGAGATCCTTCATTTTAATTTTAAGCATTCCAATGTCTATGTCAGGCTTATTATACCCGTGATAATCACTGCCACCTGTGGTGTAAAGGCCGAGTTCTTTTGCCATCTCTTTAAAATTAACAACCATAGAGGGGGTGTGTTCTGAATGAATAACCTCAATACCTTCAAGCCCTTCTCTCTTAAGCTGTGAAACGAACTTGTAAAGTCTGGAGCATCCCAACTTCAACGTATAGGGGTGTGCGAGAACGGGAATACCTCCGGCTTCTTTTATCAACCTGAAAATCTCCCGGTAATCAAGCTTCCTTCTTTTCACCTTCAGCCGTCTTAAAAGGGCAAAAGCTTTCTTTCTGGAAGAAACCATCTGTTTTTTAACAAGCATCGTTACTATATTCGGCTTTCCAAAGTTTTTACCGAAAACTTTTTCAAGTTCATCATAAGTTATATTAAATCCTTCTTCGCCAAGACGCTCAATGAGAATCCTGTTTCTCTCTTCTCTTGATTTTGAAAAAAAGTCCACAAGCTCAAGAATTGAAGGCGAATCGGGATTAATAAAGTAGCCGAGAACGTGAAACTCGGCAGATGCAGGAAGCATGGATGTATCGGCTGTTACCTCTATCCCAGGAATCACCTCAACACCATATACTTTTCCGGCATTGACAGCACTTTCAAGACCTGAAACTGTATCGTGATCGGTTATACTTATAAGAGAAAGACCTTTTAGAGACGCAAGTTTAACGACTTCTTCCGGTTTATCTGTTCCGTCAGAACAGGTCGTATGAACATGAAGATCAACCATTATTTCATTGCTGCTATAGCTATCCATTCACCTTCCCTTCTAATCTCATTAATAACAAGGCCGTTAGTTTTAAGCTCTTTAACCATGTCCTCTTCCTGACTTTTCAAAACACCGGAAACAAGGAGATACCTTTCAGTCCTTTTAACCAGGTCGGGAATTAGTGGCTCCAAAAGATGCTTTTCTATGTTTGCAGCAACCATGTCAAAAGTGCCTTCAACAGCATCAACACTTCCAGGAACAAACTCTATACCTGAAATATTGTTTATTGCCATGTTAAGTTCAAGTTCATCTTCAACCTCTTTTTGAATATCACAGGCAACAACCTTTTTCGCACCAAGTTTTTTAGCTAAAATGGAGAGAATACCACTACCACAACCAACATCTAAAAATGAAAAACCCGGAAGCATAAATTCTTCTATAAGTTCCATAATCAACTTTGTAGTTTCGTGAGTACCTGTACCAAAGGTTTGACCCGGATATATGTAAATAGGTATCCTGTCACCTGGATTAAACTCGTCCTTCATCCAGGAAGGAACAACGACAATTTTTTTTCCAATTGGTGTCGGCTTGAAGTGCTTTTTCCAGTTTTCGTTCCAGTTCTGCTCTTCTATTCTAAAAGAACCAAGGAGATAATCCTTAAGCGGTGAGGCCTGGGGATTAAAGTCGGTATCACCGTCAAAATACACACGAATGTAGGATATTCCGTTTTCCTCTTTTAAATCTTCTATCCCCTTGCATCCCGCTTCAAAAAGTATGCAGTCTGCCTTGTCCCTCTCTTCGTTTGGAATGGCAAAGTCAAAAGCCATGTAGTACCTTTCCATCGCTCCCCTCTCAAATCCTATTCTTCTAAGAATACCCTTTTTACTCTGGGGCTAATATCACACATAATTTCGTAAGAAATCGTTCCCGCCTCTTCTGCCATTTTATCAAAGGTAAGCTCCCTGTCAGTAATAACAACCTCATCACCGGGACGGGCATCAACCCCTTCGAGAGAAACAACTGTCATATCCATGCAGATTCTTCCCCTGACCGGGCACTTTTCACCGTTTACCTTTACATACCATTTTCCGGAAAGGCTCCTCATCAACCCATCTGCATATCCAAAGGCAACTACACCAACTTTTTCCTTTGAAGAGGTAACATAAGTTCTACCGTAAGAGATACCCCATCCTTCGGGCAACGTCTTAACCTGTATAAGTCTCGACTTTATCTCCATAACCTGTTCAAGCTTTATCGGAAAGTCAGGACCTGGTTTACTTCCATATAAAGCAAGTCCTATCCTTGAATGTGTAAGCAAAGAATCAAAATGGTACGGTACCGCAGCACTGTTATCAACATGAACAGCAATATCGCTGTTTACCTTCAAAGCTTCCTTCACAAACCTCATAAAAAACGAAAACTGCTGTCTGGTAAAAGTCTCGTCCTCGTCAGAAACGGGGAAATGGCTCATGATACCTTTGAACAGAGGTGAAGAAAAAAACTCCGTTAACTTTTGAAAATCGTCCGGCATAAATCCGAGTCTCCCCATGCCGGTATCTATCTTCACATGAAAAGGAATTCCCATTTCAATAGCAATACCAAGACTTTCAAAATCAAAAACTACAGGTATCAAGTCATACTCTAAAAAATTCCTGGCACTCTCAAAGAGAGGATTACTCATAACAATAATAGGACTTTTTATACCGCCCTCTCTAAGTTCTATCCCTTCAAATACAGTAGCAACGGCAAAAGCAGAAACATCTGTCTTTCTCTCTAAAAAAGAAGCGACTGCAACACTTCCGTGACCATAAGCATTCGCTTTAACAACAGCAATAATCTTCTTATTTCCGGCAAACCTTTTCAAACTTTCATAATTTCTTTTTAATCTATCAAGGTAAACTTCTGCCCATCTCAGCATCTATCTTCTCTCTCAGTTTTCTGGCATTTACGAAAGGATCACCATCAAAAATAGCCCTGACAACGGCAATACCTGCAGGTTTACAGGCAAGAACACTACCGATATTATCCGAATTAATTCCTCCAATTGCAACAACCGGATGAAAAGAGTTTTTAACTGCCTGAGAAAGACCGTCCACTCCAACTACAGGATCAGGTTTCTCTTTTGTATTCGTTGGAAAAACAGGACCAAACCCTATGTAATTAACCTCTTCTTCGTTTGCCCTTTCAACCTGAAACAGATTGTGAGTAGAAAGTCCTATGATGAAATGTTCCCCGACAATCTTTCTGATTATAGAAACCGGCAAATCACTCTGCCCGACGTGAACGCCATCGGCAGAAACGGCAAGGGCTATGTCAAGCCTGTCATTAACAATAAAGGGAACCCCATACCTTTTAGTAACATTCCTTACAATCAACGCTTCACGATACATATTAAGAGAATCTTTTTTCTTCGCCCTGTACTGAATGATGGAAACACCACCCTCTATTGCCGCAGCCACTTTATCGGCTATATTGGTTTCATCCATAAAACGCTCATCGGTAATTGCATAGAGTTTTAAATCCATACCAGTACCCTTTGTGGAAGAGAAAATGTGGAAAAATCAAAGTAATAGTATAATTTAGTATTACCAGACGTTCAATAGTTAAAGGAGTAGAGTATGCTCGGTTTCTTTAAAAGAAAAAGCCTTAGAGATGAGCTTAAAGAGAATCCTAATCAACCGGAAAAATGGCTTAAGTTAGCAGAAAAAGAGAGTGACGGTGAAGCCCTTGCTAACGCGTTGATATACAGCGACGGAAGCCTTATCATTGAAGCTCTTAAGCTTGCAAAAGAGAAAAATCTTATAGAAGAAACTTTAAAGCACCTACCTGAATCTGAAAAAGAGATAAAAGCTTTATTTGCGGGTTTAAACGAAAAGAAAAACAACAACCTTTCAAGGGCCCGTAATTTTTTTGAAACGGCTGCCCAATCAAAAAATGGAAAAGTCCGGTTCCTTGCAAGCTACAACATAGCAGAGATACTGAAACAGGAAGGACTGTACAACGAAGCCCTTAAAAAGGTAGAAGAGATTGAACCAGCTGTTCCTGAAAGCGAAAAGAAAACTTTACAAAAATTAAAGAAAGAACTTGAAGAAAAAACGGGAAAAAGAAAAACGGGATTTTTTAAAAGCTTCAAAGAGGGATTAAAAAAGACACGAGAGGCCCTAAACTTTTCCGTTTTTAAAGGAAGAGAGATAGACGAAGAACTCTTTGAAGAGCTTGAAGAAAGACTCATACTTGCAGACATAGGTGTAAAAACGAGCCTTCAACTTATAGAAGAGCTTAGAAAAGAAACGAAAAAGAGAAAGCTTAAAACATCTGACGAACTTCTTGAAGTCCTTAAAGAGAAACTGAAAAGTCTCCTTTCCCAATACGCAGGAGAACTAAAAATAGAAAATCAACCATCGGTCATTTTAGTTCTTGGCGTTAACGGAGTGGGAAAGACAACAACCATAGGAAAGCTTGCAAAACAGCTTAAAGATAGAGGGAAAAGTGTTCTCCTTGCCGCAGCAGACACGTTTAGAGCAGCTGCAATAGAACAGCTCGAAGTATGGGCTGAAAGGGCAGGTGTAAGAATAGTAAAGGGAAGCGAAGGAGCAGATCCTGCTTCTGTGGTGTTTGACGCTGTTCAGAGCCTTAAAGCTAAAGGAGAAAACATTCTTATTGTTGATACAGCAGGTAGACTTCACAATAAAGACAGATTAATGAAAGAGATTAAAAAGATTAAAAAAGTTATCAGCAGAGAGATACCGGGTGAACCGTCTGAAATTCTTCTTGTTCTTGACGCAAACACGGGACAGAACGCAATATCTCAGGCAAAAGCCTTCAAAGAGATAACAGATGTTACAGGAATTGTGCTTACCAAACTTGACGGCACAGCAAAAGGCGGAATAGTAATTGCCATAGCAAGTGAGCTGAAAATACCGATAAAGTACATCGGAATAGGTGAAAAAATAGAAGATTTAAGACCGTTCAACCCTGAAGAATTCGTTGAAGGACTTTTCAGTTAAAGCCTTTAAAGGG from Desulfurobacterium sp. TC5-1 harbors:
- the thiE gene encoding thiamine phosphate synthase; protein product: MDLKLYAITDERFMDETNIADKVAAAIEGGVSIIQYRAKKKDSLNMYREALIVRNVTKRYGVPFIVNDRLDIALAVSADGVHVGQSDLPVSIIRKIVGEHFIIGLSTHNLFQVERANEEEVNYIGFGPVFPTNTKEKPDPVVGVDGLSQAVKNSFHPVVAIGGINSDNIGSVLACKPAGIAVVRAIFDGDPFVNARKLREKIDAEMGRSLP
- a CDS encoding 50S ribosomal protein L11 methyltransferase, translated to MERYYMAFDFAIPNEERDKADCILFEAGCKGIEDLKEENGISYIRVYFDGDTDFNPQASPLKDYLLGSFRIEEQNWNENWKKHFKPTPIGKKIVVVPSWMKDEFNPGDRIPIYIYPGQTFGTGTHETTKLIMELIEEFMLPGFSFLDVGCGSGILSILAKKLGAKKVVACDIQKEVEDELELNMAINNISGIEFVPGSVDAVEGTFDMVAANIEKHLLEPLIPDLVKRTERYLLVSGVLKSQEEDMVKELKTNGLVINEIRREGEWIAIAAMK
- the ftsY gene encoding signal recognition particle-docking protein FtsY — translated: MLGFFKRKSLRDELKENPNQPEKWLKLAEKESDGEALANALIYSDGSLIIEALKLAKEKNLIEETLKHLPESEKEIKALFAGLNEKKNNNLSRARNFFETAAQSKNGKVRFLASYNIAEILKQEGLYNEALKKVEEIEPAVPESEKKTLQKLKKELEEKTGKRKTGFFKSFKEGLKKTREALNFSVFKGREIDEELFEELEERLILADIGVKTSLQLIEELRKETKKRKLKTSDELLEVLKEKLKSLLSQYAGELKIENQPSVILVLGVNGVGKTTTIGKLAKQLKDRGKSVLLAAADTFRAAAIEQLEVWAERAGVRIVKGSEGADPASVVFDAVQSLKAKGENILIVDTAGRLHNKDRLMKEIKKIKKVISREIPGEPSEILLVLDANTGQNAISQAKAFKEITDVTGIVLTKLDGTAKGGIVIAIASELKIPIKYIGIGEKIEDLRPFNPEEFVEGLFS
- a CDS encoding PHP domain-containing protein, translating into MDSYSSNEIMVDLHVHTTCSDGTDKPEEVVKLASLKGLSLISITDHDTVSGLESAVNAGKVYGVEVIPGIEVTADTSMLPASAEFHVLGYFINPDSPSILELVDFFSKSREERNRILIERLGEEGFNITYDELEKVFGKNFGKPNIVTMLVKKQMVSSRKKAFALLRRLKVKRRKLDYREIFRLIKEAGGIPVLAHPYTLKLGCSRLYKFVSQLKREGLEGIEVIHSEHTPSMVVNFKEMAKELGLYTTGGSDYHGYNKPDIDIGMLKIKMKDLNFGVFAGV
- the alr gene encoding alanine racemase, giving the protein MLRWAEVYLDRLKRNYESLKRFAGNKKIIAVVKANAYGHGSVAVASFLERKTDVSAFAVATVFEGIELREGGIKSPIIVMSNPLFESARNFLEYDLIPVVFDFESLGIAIEMGIPFHVKIDTGMGRLGFMPDDFQKLTEFFSSPLFKGIMSHFPVSDEDETFTRQQFSFFMRFVKEALKVNSDIAVHVDNSAAVPYHFDSLLTHSRIGLALYGSKPGPDFPIKLEQVMEIKSRLIQVKTLPEGWGISYGRTYVTSSKEKVGVVAFGYADGLMRSLSGKWYVKVNGEKCPVRGRICMDMTVVSLEGVDARPGDEVVITDRELTFDKMAEEAGTISYEIMCDISPRVKRVFLEE
- a CDS encoding NAD(P)H-dependent glycerol-3-phosphate dehydrogenase, coding for MVIGILGSGSWGSALSIHFGRSGFNVVQWCREGDVANSINRERENKKYLNGVSYPDSVEAVSDIEVFFKKVKDVVFSVIPAQFTGDFWRRHREFLSKRKVICASKGIEISSLKLLSQVYAEAVGGDYFVLSGPTFAREVALGRPTAAVLAGKDIDKTFEMVNLLNTKLFRLYASDDVIGVETGGAMKNVIAIAAGISDGMELGSNARAALITRGLHEIKKLGLKLGGKEKTFYGLSGMGDLILTCTGNLSRNRQFGLTIGRGEGEVDKKYVVEGVHTVKAAVELSEKLNVEMPITRAVYDVVYERKNPSEIMLNLLSRPVKEE